A stretch of Crossiella cryophila DNA encodes these proteins:
- the glf gene encoding UDP-galactopyranose mutase: MTSVPWLAVSFAGYDLIVVGSGFYGLTVAEQTASKLNKRVLVIDRRDHIGGNAYSEAEPETGIEVHKYGAHLFHTSNKRVWEYVNQFTEFTDYQHRVFAMHDGQAFQFPMGLGLISQFVGKYLTPEEAKAWVAEQAAEIDSKDAKNLEEKAISLIGRPLYEAFVRDYTAKQWQTDPTELSAAIISRLPVRYNFNNRYFNDTYEGLPVDGYTAWLEKMAAHPNIDVRLSTDFFDIKHEIPEGTPIVYTGALDRYFDYSEGWLGWRTVDLVPEVLPIGDFQGTPVMNYNDADVPYTRIHEFRHFHPERDYPTDKTVIVREYSRAAEKEDEPYYPINTAEDRQKLERYRELAKAEAKERKVIFGGRLGTYKYLDMHMAIGSALSAYDNKIAPYFTEGRAFDGSLED, encoded by the coding sequence ATGACGTCGGTACCCTGGCTTGCCGTGAGCTTCGCGGGTTACGACCTGATTGTCGTCGGTTCCGGATTCTATGGCCTTACTGTCGCTGAACAGACCGCCAGCAAGCTGAACAAGCGCGTGCTGGTGATCGATCGACGCGACCACATCGGCGGCAACGCCTACTCGGAGGCCGAGCCCGAAACGGGTATTGAGGTGCACAAGTACGGTGCGCACCTCTTCCACACCTCCAACAAGCGCGTATGGGAGTACGTGAACCAGTTCACTGAGTTCACCGACTACCAGCACCGCGTCTTCGCCATGCACGACGGGCAGGCGTTCCAGTTCCCCATGGGGCTGGGCCTGATCTCCCAGTTCGTTGGCAAGTACCTCACGCCTGAGGAAGCGAAGGCGTGGGTGGCCGAGCAGGCCGCCGAGATCGACTCCAAGGACGCCAAGAACCTGGAGGAGAAGGCGATCTCGCTGATCGGGCGCCCCCTCTACGAGGCGTTCGTGCGGGACTACACCGCGAAGCAGTGGCAGACCGACCCCACCGAGCTGTCCGCCGCGATCATCAGCAGGCTGCCGGTCCGCTACAACTTCAACAACCGGTACTTCAACGACACCTACGAGGGTCTGCCGGTCGACGGCTACACCGCGTGGCTGGAGAAGATGGCCGCGCACCCGAACATCGACGTTCGGCTGAGCACCGACTTCTTCGACATCAAGCACGAGATCCCCGAGGGCACCCCGATCGTCTACACCGGGGCGCTGGACCGGTACTTCGACTACTCCGAGGGCTGGCTGGGCTGGCGTACCGTCGACCTCGTGCCGGAGGTGCTGCCGATCGGCGACTTCCAGGGCACGCCGGTGATGAACTACAACGACGCGGACGTCCCCTACACCCGCATCCACGAGTTCCGGCACTTCCACCCGGAGCGCGACTACCCGACGGACAAGACGGTCATCGTCCGCGAGTACTCCCGCGCCGCGGAGAAGGAAGACGAGCCGTACTACCCGATCAACACCGCCGAGGACCGCCAGAAGCTCGAGCGTTACCGCGAGCTGGCGAAGGCCGAGGCGAAGGAGCGCAAGGTGATCTTCGGCGGTCGCCTCGGCACCTACAAGTACCTGGACATGCACATGGCCATCGGGTCGGCGTTGTCGGCGTACGACAACAAGATCGCCCCTTACTTCACCGAGGGTCGCGCTTTCGACGGCTCCCTGGAGGACTGA
- a CDS encoding glycosyltransferase, whose protein sequence is MSSSTTAQPVSPPQQPAAPPGTLLQRIILPRPGDPLDVRALYLDEDRTNQRRAKPLSRTALRIPEQSEISFATYFNAFPASYWRRWTTLEQVELHLSVDGDCRIDLYRSKADGTQIHVGGEVREGGSRSDLKFVLDLAPFEDGGWYWFDITTEEEHEVTLLAAAWHAGVEPLRASSVAIGICTFNRPDDCVGALAAIGADPLVLAAVQAVIVADQGSKKVSDANGFEVAAARLGERLRVFDQPNLGGSGGFARVMHEAVRGTDCEQILLMDDDIVIEPDSILRALAFARYAEHPTLVGGQMLNLQARSHLHSMGEVVDRRKFMWRAAPNVRYDHDFARESLREAHLLHRRIDVDYNGWWMCLIPRQVVEKIGLPLPLFIKWDDAEFGLRAGRAGYPTATLPGVAIWHMPWSDKDDSTDWQAYFHLRNRLVAAALYSPHPRGGELVRHSLRSTLKHLLSLEYSTVALQDMAIRDFLDGPKSLFRKLPTALGEIREQRGEYDDGRVLPSARRLPLPSMDAVKAERFLRPPGTPLTIARTVLSAIVRNVLPTNTKHLLRPQLNIPAQDARWFLLARLDGATVATADGRGVAFRKRDPRIFWRLLSRALGNHLRLLREFPRSRKDFRRALPDLTAHEAWQRAFGGDR, encoded by the coding sequence ATGTCCAGCTCGACCACGGCGCAGCCCGTGAGCCCGCCCCAGCAGCCCGCCGCACCGCCCGGCACGTTGTTGCAGCGGATCATCCTGCCTCGGCCCGGCGACCCGCTGGACGTGCGCGCGCTCTACCTGGACGAGGACCGGACCAACCAGCGGCGGGCGAAACCGTTGTCCCGCACCGCGTTGCGCATCCCGGAACAGTCCGAGATCTCCTTCGCCACCTACTTCAACGCCTTCCCGGCCAGCTACTGGCGGCGCTGGACCACGCTGGAACAGGTCGAACTGCACCTGAGCGTGGACGGGGACTGCCGGATCGACCTGTACCGCTCCAAGGCCGACGGCACCCAGATCCACGTGGGTGGCGAGGTGCGTGAGGGCGGCTCGCGCTCGGACCTGAAGTTCGTGCTGGACCTGGCCCCGTTCGAGGACGGCGGCTGGTACTGGTTCGACATCACCACCGAGGAGGAGCACGAGGTCACCCTGCTCGCCGCGGCCTGGCACGCCGGGGTCGAACCACTGCGCGCGTCCTCGGTGGCCATCGGCATCTGCACCTTCAACCGGCCGGATGACTGCGTGGGCGCGCTGGCCGCGATCGGCGCCGACCCGCTGGTGCTGGCCGCCGTGCAGGCGGTCATCGTGGCCGACCAGGGCAGCAAGAAGGTCAGCGACGCCAACGGGTTCGAGGTCGCCGCGGCCCGGCTCGGCGAGCGGCTGCGGGTGTTCGACCAGCCGAACCTCGGCGGCTCCGGCGGGTTCGCCAGGGTCATGCACGAGGCGGTGCGCGGCACCGACTGCGAGCAGATCTTGTTGATGGACGACGACATCGTGATCGAGCCGGACTCGATCCTGCGCGCGCTGGCCTTCGCCCGCTACGCCGAGCACCCCACCCTGGTCGGCGGGCAGATGCTCAACCTGCAGGCCCGCTCGCACCTGCACTCCATGGGCGAGGTGGTGGACCGGCGCAAGTTCATGTGGCGGGCCGCGCCGAACGTGCGTTACGACCACGACTTCGCCAGGGAGTCCCTGCGCGAGGCGCACCTGCTGCACCGGCGCATCGACGTGGACTACAACGGCTGGTGGATGTGCCTGATCCCGCGGCAGGTGGTGGAGAAGATCGGGCTGCCGCTGCCGCTGTTCATCAAGTGGGACGACGCGGAGTTCGGGCTGCGGGCCGGCCGCGCGGGCTACCCGACCGCGACCCTGCCCGGGGTGGCGATCTGGCACATGCCGTGGTCGGACAAGGACGACTCCACCGACTGGCAGGCGTATTTCCACCTGCGCAACCGGCTGGTGGCGGCCGCGCTGTACAGCCCGCACCCGCGCGGTGGCGAGCTGGTCCGGCACAGCCTGCGCAGCACGCTCAAGCACCTGCTGTCCCTGGAGTACTCCACGGTCGCGCTGCAGGACATGGCCATCCGGGACTTCCTGGACGGGCCGAAGTCGTTGTTCCGCAAGCTGCCCACCGCGCTCGGCGAGATCCGCGAGCAGCGCGGCGAGTACGACGACGGGCGGGTGCTGCCCTCGGCCCGGCGGCTGCCGCTGCCCTCGATGGACGCGGTGAAGGCCGAGCGGTTCCTGCGCCCGCCGGGCACCCCGCTCACCATCGCCCGCACCGTGCTGTCCGCGATCGTGCGCAACGTGCTGCCCACCAACACCAAGCACCTGCTGCGCCCGCAGCTCAACATCCCGGCCCAGGACGCCCGCTGGTTCCTGCTGGCCCGGCTGGACGGCGCGACCGTGGCCACCGCGGACGGGCGCGGGGTGGCCTTCCGCAAGCGCGATCCGCGGATCTTCTGGCGGCTGCTCAGCCGCGCGCTGGGCAATCACCTGCGGCTGCTGCGCGAGTTCCCGCGCAGCCGCAAGGACTTCCGCCGCGCACTGCCCGACCTGACCGCGCACGAGGCGTGGCAGCGGGCCTTCGGCGGCGACCGGTGA
- a CDS encoding phosphatase PAP2 family protein: MKLERLAVQGIQRALSDQRAITAARLLSGFGEHAAGWLAVGAAGAALDRRRRPQWIAATAGVALAHAASIAVKRAVRRPRPDHPEIEIRTGTPSKLSFPSAHATSSTAAAVLLGGLAGRNATPVLLTAVVPPMALSRLVLGVHYPSDVLAGAALGAAVGAGVRSAMGLLR, encoded by the coding sequence GTGAAGCTGGAACGCCTTGCCGTGCAAGGCATCCAGCGCGCGCTCTCGGATCAGCGGGCGATCACCGCGGCCAGGCTGCTCTCCGGCTTCGGCGAGCACGCCGCCGGCTGGCTGGCCGTGGGCGCGGCCGGTGCGGCCCTGGACCGCCGCCGCCGTCCACAGTGGATCGCGGCCACCGCGGGGGTGGCACTGGCGCACGCGGCCTCGATCGCGGTGAAGCGGGCGGTGCGCAGGCCGCGCCCGGACCACCCGGAGATCGAGATCCGCACCGGCACCCCCAGCAAGCTCAGCTTCCCGTCCGCGCACGCCACCAGCAGCACCGCCGCCGCGGTGCTGCTGGGCGGCCTGGCCGGCAGGAACGCCACCCCGGTGCTGCTGACCGCGGTGGTGCCGCCGATGGCGCTGAGCAGGCTGGTACTCGGCGTGCACTACCCCAGCGACGTGCTGGCCGGAGCCGCCCTCGGCGCCGCGGTCGGCGCGGGCGTGCGCTCGGCCATGGGCCTGCTCCGGTGA
- a CDS encoding glycosyltransferase produces MTEQQVGGTPAVAEHAQDSKLSDVTSSRVAPKNDEVPASQILWRIILPREDDPLDVRPLYLDEPETAANRCLVTSRRSVTVPASAKVSFSTYFNALPASYWKRWTTVNETVLRMTVKGAGRIDVYRSKANGDIVHLQGRPVRSTKAATTLEFRVSLQPFEDGGWIWFDVFTDDTALEIRDAAWTTEQELPTQRTAVGITTIRPADAVIALQALGEDPAVLDVVGKIVVVDQGPNQKVKDTPGFDKAAKVLGDKLEVIEQANLGGSGGFARVFYEFLENTNCEQVMLLDDDVRLEPDSVLRANAFTRALINPVVVGSHMMNLQARTRLHSMGEVVDLKECFWRAAPGAMTDHDFGTDSLRDTKELHARIHGTYNGWWMCSFPRQIVEEIGLPLPLFIKWDDAEYSLRALEHGYPTVSLPGSAIWHMPWTDKDDATDWTAYFHVRNRLIMAALHSPYDVRGTLLKQGLKSSLRHLFSMEYSTVMLHQKAIEDFLAGPDKLFANLPTALGEVRELRKGYTDAQILPSAGEFPAPTFDPVKAERLLKPPVNPVVIAARAALSLAHHLQEPSQEALDRPQINVPAQGARWFLLGALDSATVSNADGSGVAFRRRDPKVFRQLMARAAANHRRLVQEWPRLKRAYRKALPELTSRDAWKQTFHG; encoded by the coding sequence GTGACGGAGCAGCAGGTTGGCGGCACCCCAGCCGTCGCAGAACACGCCCAGGACAGCAAGCTCAGCGACGTCACCTCGTCGCGGGTGGCGCCGAAGAACGACGAGGTGCCTGCCAGCCAGATCCTGTGGCGGATCATCCTCCCGCGGGAGGACGACCCGCTGGACGTTCGGCCGCTCTACCTGGACGAGCCGGAAACGGCCGCCAACCGCTGCCTCGTCACCTCGCGCCGGTCGGTGACCGTTCCGGCCTCGGCGAAGGTGTCCTTCTCCACCTACTTCAACGCGCTGCCCGCCTCCTACTGGAAGCGGTGGACCACGGTCAACGAGACCGTGCTGCGCATGACGGTCAAGGGCGCCGGGCGGATCGACGTCTACCGCTCCAAGGCCAACGGCGACATCGTGCACCTGCAGGGCCGGCCGGTGCGCAGCACCAAGGCCGCCACCACGCTGGAGTTCCGGGTCTCCCTGCAGCCGTTCGAGGACGGCGGCTGGATCTGGTTCGACGTCTTCACCGACGACACCGCGCTGGAGATCCGGGACGCCGCCTGGACCACCGAGCAGGAGCTGCCCACCCAGCGCACCGCGGTCGGCATCACCACCATCCGCCCGGCGGACGCGGTGATCGCCCTGCAGGCCCTCGGTGAGGACCCGGCCGTGCTGGACGTGGTCGGCAAGATCGTCGTGGTCGACCAGGGCCCGAACCAGAAGGTCAAGGACACCCCCGGCTTCGACAAGGCCGCCAAGGTGCTCGGCGACAAGCTCGAGGTCATCGAGCAGGCCAACCTGGGTGGCTCCGGCGGTTTCGCGCGGGTGTTCTACGAGTTCCTGGAGAACACCAACTGCGAGCAGGTCATGCTGCTCGACGACGACGTGCGCCTCGAGCCGGACAGTGTGCTGCGCGCCAACGCGTTCACCCGCGCGCTGATCAACCCGGTGGTCGTCGGCTCGCACATGATGAACCTGCAGGCCCGTACCCGGCTGCACAGCATGGGCGAGGTCGTCGACCTCAAGGAGTGCTTCTGGCGGGCCGCGCCCGGCGCGATGACCGATCACGACTTCGGCACCGACTCGCTGCGCGACACCAAGGAACTGCACGCCCGCATCCACGGCACCTACAACGGCTGGTGGATGTGCTCCTTCCCGCGGCAGATCGTGGAGGAGATCGGCCTGCCGCTCCCGCTGTTCATCAAGTGGGACGACGCCGAGTACTCGCTGCGCGCGCTGGAGCACGGCTACCCGACGGTCAGCCTGCCCGGCTCGGCGATCTGGCACATGCCGTGGACGGACAAGGACGACGCCACCGACTGGACGGCGTACTTCCACGTGCGCAACCGGCTGATCATGGCCGCGTTGCACTCCCCGTACGACGTGCGCGGAACACTGCTCAAGCAGGGCCTCAAGTCCTCGCTGCGGCACCTGTTCTCCATGGAGTACTCCACGGTGATGCTGCACCAGAAGGCCATCGAGGACTTCCTGGCGGGGCCGGACAAGCTGTTCGCGAACCTGCCCACCGCACTGGGTGAGGTGCGCGAGCTGCGCAAGGGCTACACCGACGCGCAGATCCTGCCCTCCGCCGGTGAGTTCCCGGCCCCGACCTTCGACCCGGTGAAGGCCGAGCGGCTGCTCAAGCCGCCGGTGAACCCGGTCGTGATCGCGGCTCGCGCGGCGCTCTCGCTGGCCCACCACCTGCAGGAGCCCAGCCAGGAAGCGCTGGATCGCCCGCAGATCAACGTGCCTGCCCAGGGCGCGCGGTGGTTCCTGCTCGGCGCGCTGGACAGCGCCACCGTGTCCAACGCCGACGGCAGCGGGGTCGCCTTCCGGCGGCGGGACCCGAAGGTGTTCCGCCAGCTCATGGCCCGCGCGGCGGCCAACCACCGCCGCCTGGTCCAGGAGTGGCCGCGGCTCAAGCGCGCCTACCGCAAGGCGCTGCCCGAGCTGACCAGCCGGGACGCGTGGAAGCAGACGTTTCACGGCTGA
- a CDS encoding glycosyltransferase family protein → MKIWLNRASVPVGLCVFVALLAQVPLLHNPTFYFTDDSAAQFLPMWHRLGEQLLAGNWPPLLDNDAWMGGNLAAEALFGVWNPVNLANYVLVAGLDDLALAATVVKTEFLVLLALGVYLLCREYGAARWAGAALAVALPFGGFTLYFQASTWVAGLMAFAWVPYVWWSARRTARGQLYAVWPFVFGALCVTNGNPYGVLGVCAVLLGLLLEFWLRKDKRAVYRVLLVGGCVAAVVPLVFLPLLGASTVGLRTGKELFNLGQLVPAFTDLLNLSMPSHLPSIRTFNPNAFRMTVPATYFAWFVLPLLAWLDFGVLRRRWRELTAAFVVAGGYLLLSLGPSNLWMFRWPLRHVESLFLALAVLTAVLLSAGLRTDRLRLRILATGGILLLSGYLAFAAWPKISLRHLFSLALLAGLTALVVLAARRGGRWTGRLSAAVLCGGTAIVLLLQTTWQPYNADVAGYRFPQSTDQLHEQFAKRYRGTTVQIADRGLPGPNGENRDLLFGNMYAAAGVPTLTAYTGMGFKPLHKALCLTFYGGTCRKAYPALFQPTESGRSLADLLRVETIVVQRSLFTTPEVKAPPIPGAKIEPDPLAGLPEPSYPPVVYPGWRVEESNDAVTVLRRIQPLEWSEGRLSQVGAGVRIEADKMAGQRTELVRFSRSGPVESKAELTFARLNWPGYSATVNDQPVAVRNGPAGTVVVELPAGVRSGELRLHWDPPGFKIGIGSALAGLLAALALCVVQFRSRRRTAGDGRFGGFR, encoded by the coding sequence GTGAAAATCTGGCTCAACCGCGCGAGTGTTCCGGTCGGCCTCTGCGTCTTCGTCGCGCTGTTGGCCCAGGTTCCGTTGCTGCACAACCCGACCTTCTACTTCACCGACGACAGCGCGGCCCAGTTCCTGCCCATGTGGCACCGGCTGGGCGAGCAGCTGCTGGCCGGGAACTGGCCGCCGCTGCTGGACAACGACGCCTGGATGGGCGGCAACCTGGCCGCCGAGGCGCTCTTCGGCGTGTGGAACCCGGTCAACCTGGCCAACTACGTCCTGGTGGCCGGGCTGGACGACCTCGCGCTGGCCGCCACCGTGGTCAAGACCGAGTTCCTGGTGCTGCTGGCACTCGGCGTCTACCTGCTCTGCCGGGAGTACGGCGCGGCCCGCTGGGCCGGTGCCGCGCTCGCGGTCGCGCTGCCCTTCGGCGGCTTCACCCTCTACTTCCAGGCCAGCACCTGGGTGGCCGGGCTGATGGCCTTCGCCTGGGTGCCCTACGTCTGGTGGTCGGCCCGGCGCACCGCGCGCGGACAGCTCTACGCGGTGTGGCCGTTCGTCTTCGGCGCGCTGTGCGTGACCAACGGCAACCCCTACGGCGTGCTCGGCGTGTGCGCGGTGCTGCTCGGCCTGCTGCTGGAGTTCTGGCTGCGCAAGGACAAGCGCGCGGTGTACCGGGTGCTGCTGGTCGGCGGCTGCGTGGCCGCGGTGGTGCCGCTGGTGTTCCTGCCGCTGCTGGGCGCCTCCACGGTCGGCCTGCGCACCGGCAAGGAGCTGTTCAACCTGGGGCAGCTGGTGCCTGCCTTCACCGACCTGCTCAACCTGAGCATGCCCAGCCACCTGCCGAGCATCCGGACCTTCAACCCCAACGCGTTCCGGATGACCGTGCCTGCCACCTACTTCGCCTGGTTCGTGCTGCCGCTGCTGGCCTGGCTGGACTTCGGCGTGCTCCGGCGCCGCTGGCGGGAGCTGACCGCGGCCTTCGTGGTGGCAGGCGGCTACCTGCTGCTCAGCCTCGGCCCGTCCAACCTGTGGATGTTCCGCTGGCCGCTGCGGCACGTGGAATCGCTGTTCCTGGCCCTGGCCGTGCTCACCGCCGTGCTGCTCAGCGCCGGCCTGCGCACCGACCGGCTGCGGCTGCGGATCCTGGCCACCGGCGGCATCCTGCTGCTCAGCGGCTACCTGGCCTTCGCCGCCTGGCCCAAGATCTCGCTGCGGCACCTGTTCTCGCTGGCCCTGCTCGCCGGGCTGACCGCGCTTGTCGTGCTGGCCGCCCGCCGGGGCGGGCGCTGGACCGGGCGGCTGAGCGCGGCGGTGCTCTGCGGCGGCACCGCGATCGTGCTGCTGCTGCAGACCACCTGGCAGCCGTACAACGCCGACGTGGCCGGGTACAGGTTCCCGCAGTCGACGGATCAGCTGCACGAGCAGTTCGCCAAGCGCTACCGGGGCACCACCGTGCAGATCGCCGACCGCGGCCTGCCAGGCCCCAACGGGGAGAACCGGGACCTGCTCTTCGGCAACATGTACGCCGCCGCCGGGGTGCCCACGCTGACCGCCTACACCGGCATGGGCTTCAAGCCGCTGCACAAGGCGCTGTGCCTGACCTTCTACGGCGGCACCTGCCGCAAGGCCTATCCGGCGCTGTTCCAGCCCACCGAGTCGGGCAGGTCACTCGCAGACCTGCTGCGGGTCGAGACCATCGTGGTCCAGCGCAGCTTGTTCACCACACCGGAGGTCAAGGCACCCCCGATCCCGGGCGCGAAGATCGAACCCGACCCGCTCGCCGGCCTGCCCGAACCCTCCTATCCACCCGTCGTGTACCCCGGCTGGCGGGTCGAGGAAAGTAACGATGCGGTCACAGTGCTCCGGCGCATCCAGCCGTTGGAGTGGTCCGAAGGTCGGTTGAGCCAGGTTGGCGCCGGGGTCCGGATCGAGGCCGACAAGATGGCTGGGCAGCGCACTGAGCTGGTGCGTTTCAGCAGATCAGGGCCAGTGGAGAGCAAAGCGGAGCTGACGTTCGCCCGGCTGAACTGGCCGGGGTACAGCGCGACCGTGAACGATCAACCGGTTGCGGTGCGTAATGGCCCGGCAGGCACGGTGGTGGTGGAGCTGCCGGCGGGAGTCCGCTCCGGTGAGCTGCGCCTGCACTGGGACCCACCCGGTTTCAAGATCGGGATTGGTTCGGCGCTGGCCGGTCTGCTGGCCGCGCTGGCCCTGTGTGTCGTGCAGTTCCGTAGTCGCCGGCGTACCGCGGGCGACGGCCGATTCGGAGGTTTCAGATGA
- a CDS encoding decaprenyl-phosphate phosphoribosyltransferase — translation MTASAIAPAPSLGLGVQLRGLARALRPRQWVKNVLVLAAPFASGTVGDPRVLAAAGIAFAAFCLAGSAIYLVNDVQDVEADRAHPVKCRRPIAAGIVPPRLALALAAVLLTAALATSTVASLDLTAVVAVYLAVQVGYCLALKHQPVIDLCIVASGFLLRAIAGGAAAGILLSQWFLLAAAFGSLFMVAGKRYAELRYAERTGARIRRSLDRYSSSYLRFVWGSSATVLIMTYGLWAFEIRERSHSVWAVLSMIPFVMAVLRYAVDVDSANAGAPEHLILSDRPLQALGLCWLATLSVAVYLS, via the coding sequence GTGACCGCCTCGGCGATCGCCCCGGCCCCCAGCCTGGGCCTCGGCGTCCAGCTCCGCGGCCTGGCCCGCGCGCTGCGACCCCGCCAGTGGGTGAAGAACGTGCTGGTCCTGGCCGCCCCGTTCGCCAGTGGCACGGTCGGCGACCCCAGGGTGCTGGCCGCCGCGGGCATCGCCTTCGCCGCCTTCTGCCTGGCCGGCTCGGCCATCTACCTGGTCAACGACGTCCAGGACGTCGAGGCCGACCGCGCGCACCCGGTGAAGTGCCGCCGCCCGATCGCCGCCGGCATCGTGCCGCCCCGGCTGGCCCTGGCCCTGGCCGCGGTCCTGCTGACCGCCGCCCTGGCCACCTCCACGGTGGCCTCGCTGGACCTCACCGCGGTGGTCGCGGTCTACCTGGCCGTGCAGGTCGGCTACTGCCTGGCGCTCAAGCACCAGCCGGTGATCGACCTGTGCATCGTGGCCTCCGGCTTCCTGCTGCGCGCCATCGCGGGTGGCGCCGCCGCGGGCATCCTGCTCTCCCAGTGGTTCCTGCTGGCCGCGGCCTTCGGCTCGCTGTTCATGGTGGCAGGCAAGCGCTACGCCGAACTGCGCTACGCCGAACGCACCGGCGCCCGCATCCGCCGCAGCCTGGACCGCTACTCCTCGTCCTACCTGCGCTTCGTCTGGGGCAGCTCGGCCACCGTCCTGATCATGACCTACGGCCTGTGGGCCTTCGAGATCCGCGAACGCTCCCACTCGGTCTGGGCCGTCCTGTCCATGATCCCCTTCGTGATGGCCGTCCTGCGCTACGCCGTGGACGTGGACAGCGCCAACGCGGGCGCCCCCGAACACCTGATCCTCTCCGACCGCCCGCTCCAGGCCCTCGGCCTGTGCTGGCTGGCCACCCTCTCGGTCGCGGTCTACTTGAGCTGA
- a CDS encoding glycosyltransferase family 2 protein, with the protein MTQTRSRRLSVVVPCFNEEQGLAQLHATLLEVLPAVADDFEVLLVDDGSSDGTLAEMRRISALSPRFRYIALSRNFGKEAAMLAGLSEASGHAVAIMDADLQHPPQLLGAMLARLDEGHDQVVARRTRDGDGRARTLVSRLYYRLINKMVEVDLKDGVGDFRVLSHRAVRALLSLGEYNRFSKGLFSWIGFDTAIVDYDNVQRAHGSSKWSFGALLNYGIDGVVSFNNRPLRIAIYLGAMVTALAFLYAGYVALDVIFTGVDAPGYATLMVGIAGLGGIQLLFLGVIGEYLGRIYYETKRRPHFLVKEASEPQPPALTVLGPKAVEHSEELHQRATAPWAVGR; encoded by the coding sequence GTGACACAGACCAGAAGTCGGCGCCTGTCCGTCGTGGTGCCCTGCTTCAACGAGGAGCAGGGGCTTGCCCAACTGCACGCCACCCTCCTTGAGGTGTTACCCGCGGTGGCCGATGACTTCGAGGTGTTGCTCGTCGACGACGGCAGCAGCGACGGCACCCTGGCCGAGATGCGCCGGATCAGCGCGCTCAGCCCTCGGTTCCGCTACATCGCGCTGAGCCGCAACTTCGGCAAGGAAGCCGCCATGCTGGCCGGGCTCAGCGAAGCCTCCGGCCACGCGGTGGCGATCATGGACGCCGATCTCCAGCACCCGCCGCAACTGCTCGGCGCGATGCTGGCCAGGCTGGATGAGGGCCACGACCAGGTGGTGGCCCGGCGCACCAGGGACGGCGACGGCCGGGCCCGCACGCTGGTCTCCCGGCTGTACTACCGGCTGATCAACAAGATGGTCGAGGTGGACCTCAAGGACGGGGTCGGCGACTTCCGGGTGCTCAGCCACCGCGCGGTGCGCGCGCTGCTCTCCCTCGGCGAGTACAACCGCTTCTCCAAGGGCCTGTTCTCCTGGATCGGCTTCGACACCGCGATCGTGGACTACGACAACGTGCAGCGGGCGCACGGCAGTTCCAAGTGGAGCTTCGGCGCGCTGCTCAACTACGGCATCGACGGCGTGGTCTCGTTCAACAACCGGCCGCTGCGGATCGCCATCTACCTCGGCGCCATGGTCACCGCGCTGGCCTTCCTCTACGCCGGGTACGTGGCCCTGGACGTGATCTTCACCGGGGTGGACGCGCCCGGCTACGCCACCCTGATGGTCGGCATCGCCGGACTCGGCGGCATCCAGCTGCTCTTCCTCGGCGTGATCGGGGAGTACCTGGGCCGGATCTACTACGAGACCAAGCGCCGCCCGCACTTCCTGGTCAAGGAGGCCAGCGAGCCGCAGCCGCCCGCGCTCACCGTGCTGGGCCCCAAGGCGGTCGAGCATTCCGAGGAGCTGCACCAGCGTGCCACCGCACCCTGGGCGGTCGGCCGGTGA
- a CDS encoding GtrA family protein: MIPGRILRFALVGAVNTGVYYGLYLALHQVLPYLAAHVLAFCLAMIGSYFLNCHFTFRTKPTLKKFLLFPLSNAANFVITSLGLYLLVDLGGMNSTIAPLLVAVLAIPVTFVVSQLVLVGKEKAAVR; encoded by the coding sequence GTGATCCCTGGCCGGATCCTGCGTTTCGCGCTGGTCGGCGCGGTCAACACCGGCGTCTACTACGGCCTCTACCTGGCCCTGCACCAGGTGCTGCCGTACCTGGCCGCGCATGTGCTCGCCTTCTGCCTGGCCATGATCGGCTCGTACTTCCTCAACTGCCACTTCACCTTCCGCACCAAGCCGACGCTGAAGAAGTTCCTGCTCTTCCCGCTGTCCAACGCGGCCAACTTCGTCATCACCTCGCTCGGGCTCTACCTGCTGGTCGACCTGGGCGGGATGAACTCCACCATCGCGCCGCTGCTGGTCGCGGTGCTGGCCATCCCGGTCACCTTCGTCGTGTCCCAGCTTGTGCTGGTGGGTAAGGAAAAGGCAGCCGTTCGGTGA